Within Dysgonomonas sp. HDW5A, the genomic segment TAAAATGATGATGATTGGTAATGATAAGACAATAAATGAGTTTAAAGCTTTTTATGAGATTGTTACTAATAACTATTCCCCTCAAACAAAAATATTGTACTTAGATTCATCTGATAAGCAAACTATTTTTCGCTTTGCCGATTATTGCAGGGAGGAACTCGGGCTGTCTGATAAAACCTTGGAAAAAGAAACCTTAGAGGATATTGTTTTGCAGGGTGAGTTGTTTTACAATATGGAAGAGACAGGAGAGCTACACCCGAATGTTGTTGACACTATAAAAGATATCTATGGATATTTGGTGTTCGATCTTGATTTACCTACCCGTAATATTGTTTTTAAATCGAATGGTTTTGATGTATATATCACTAAAACCCATGAGGCTGAAATGTGTTTTTTGCAATGCACATTCGATATGAGTACGGTTCGTTTGGTATTAGAGCACGATCATGTAATAAAGGGATTTGCCAAGAATAAAGAAGATAATAAGTCCATATTCTTATTCGAATCATCGGATCGGGAGAAAGTGAAGCTATATATTTCCGATATAGAACGTGCCATAAAACAAAGTTATTTGCAATCAAAAAAGAAGTTCTTGAATTTATAAAAGATATAATTTTTAATGACTAAATATACAATGAAACAGAAGCTATTGGTATTCTTATTGCTTTGTGCAACAATACTATTCTCGGGCTGTGGGGTAACTAATGACCTTACGAGTGCCTATAATGTAACTAAATGTGAATATGATTATAAATCGATTTCAAATTTAACCGTATCGGGGATGAATTTATCGAATGGAATTTCGCCAACTTACATTCCTAAACTATTAGGAATATTGGGAGGGACGGCTTCATCGATACCAATGAATTTCACACTGAATCTGGATGTGAAAAACCCAAACTCGACAGCTGCTATAATGAACGGATTACAGTATATCATCAGCATCGATGATATTCAGTTTACCACAGGACATGTTGATCAAACAATGAATATCGCCGCGGGTACAAGTCAAATTTTACCTTTAAATATTGGAGTTGATCTTGCAACGCTGATGACTAATAATTCAAAATCGGCAGTACAAAACATTGCTAAGAATTTTATTGGAATAGGAGATACTAAGTCTAATGTAAAGGTTCAGATCAAACCAACCTTTATGATTGGAGGGACACCAATTACATCTCCTGCGTACTTTCCTGTAAGCTTCACGTTTGGAGGTAAGTAACAAATGATAAAAACGGAAGAACCGACTAGTCAATCTGATTAATCGGTTCTTTTCTTATTTATATATGTCTTCAATTAGAGTATAAAATCTGTTTGTGGAGGATAAAGTCCTATATATTCTTCAGTGATTTCGTCAGCATATGCAATCTTTAGATTATCTAAAAGATCTTCCTCTTCCAGAACTTCTAAAATAGTATGTATTGCTATGTTTTTGTCTACAACATAACAAAAAATATTCATTGTCGCCGATCCGATATCTCCTCCGTCACAATGCCCATTACCCGTCCAGCCCAGACAATTGTTGAATAGCGATTCCACATAATCTCTTTTTTCGATTAGCTCTGCTTCATCAGCGTTTTTTTCATATGAATATTGAACAATGAATTCAGTTAAATCATTTACTTCTTCATAACCGGCTTCTTTTTGTTCGCTGATATATTTAGCTAATAAAAGATCTGTAGAGAGATCATTGTTTTTAGTATCCAGATTTTCAGTTTCTCCTACTTCTCCTAATTTTCCTTGATGGATAGTAAGTGTTTTATCTTCATTTACCCAGATTTCAAAATAATAGGTTGCACTATCCGATTTCTTGTATAGTTTTACCATTTTCAGATCGGTCTCTTCTGTATTTAGGGCACTATCGTCATTCCATTCATTGATATTGGGAACTTTTCCCTTTGTATAATACTGCGAAAATAGGTTTATAATTTCCTCTTGAGTAGCATATGTACGGCTATAGTGTTTGAAATTATCATCCGTTCCAAATACAAATCTTATTTCAGCATAGTACTCGTTGTTTTGCTTGATTGCTTGTATGTAAATACTGTTTTCTATCGGGTTTTTAGGCTCTAGGATGATATAGCTGTCTTCATCCTCAGTAAGGCTCTGTATTGTAGTTTTAAGTATATCCTGATCGTGTTTGCGAACGCTGCTTCCGTCTTTTATTAATTTGAACTGTATCATATGCTATTCATGTTTTCTTTAAGTAAATGGTCAAGCCCTTTGGATAGAAAATGTCCGAAATCAAGTTCGAAATTCGGTGTAAATATATCTTTTCCTAACTGGTTTTTGATTTCAGATATCTCCCAGAAACGACCGTCGGATACCTCTTTCAGATCTATTTGCGGGATTTGATTGGTTATGGTATAGAAGCAATAAGTAAGTTCTCTCTCCCTGTCGGTTTCTATGATATACTTATCGAGGTAATGCAAGGTCAGATCATTTAAACCTATTTCTTCTCCGGCTTCTCTTGACGCAGCCTCCGAAGGGCTCTCATTCAGATCAATGTGCCCCCCAACCGAAGAATCCCATTTGTCGGGTTGTATATCTTTAGTTGATGAACGTTTTTGCATATATAATTTGCCTTCCTCATTAAAAACATGGAGATGTATTACCGGATGTAACAGCATAGAGCCACTATGGCACTGACTGCGTGTTGCTTGGCCAATCACATTGCCTTGTTCATCTACCAAAGGAAATATTTCTTCTTGCATAATGTTATTTGTCTAAGAAGTTTCTTAATTCATCATTACTTAAGTTTTCAACACTGCCGTCAAATCCTAAACGGAAAGTACATCCCGATTTCCATTCCGAGCAGCCATAGGCTGCTTTTCCTTTCAAAAGATTTCCTTTTTTACAAAGAGGGCATAATACTGCTCTGTCAGACTTTTGTGTTGCTTCTTTTTCTTTTTTCTTTTCAGTAGGCTCTTTTTTCTTGCGTGGAGAAGTCTTTTTTGCGGGCTTTGTTTCCGGTTCTTTTACTTCTTCTATTTCTATAGACTTTCTTGAATAATCGTTACGGACATTCATAACTATTTGAGTCAGCATTTGCTTTAGCTCATCTATGAATATTTTTGTATCGTATTGATTACGCTCTATTTGTCTAAGCTTATTTTCCCAAATTCCGGTAAGTTCTGCCGATTTTAGTAATTCC encodes:
- a CDS encoding NUDIX domain-containing protein; protein product: MQEEIFPLVDEQGNVIGQATRSQCHSGSMLLHPVIHLHVFNEEGKLYMQKRSSTKDIQPDKWDSSVGGHIDLNESPSEAASREAGEEIGLNDLTLHYLDKYIIETDRERELTYCFYTITNQIPQIDLKEVSDGRFWEISEIKNQLGKDIFTPNFELDFGHFLSKGLDHLLKENMNSI